Proteins found in one Lycium ferocissimum isolate CSIRO_LF1 chromosome 6, AGI_CSIRO_Lferr_CH_V1, whole genome shotgun sequence genomic segment:
- the LOC132059344 gene encoding TOM1-like protein 5 isoform X2, producing MAVELVNSATSDKLTEIDWTKNIEICELVASDHKQARDVVKAIKKRLGSKSPNSQLFSVNLLEMLINNIGEPVHKQVVDTGILPILVKIVKKKSDLPVREKIFLLLDAAQTSLGGASGRFPQYYAAYYELVSAGVEFPQRSLVSSEPHALSNENKNNQRDNNHVSSRCEVKYPQAEPQKVPDNSILQKAAAALEVLREVLDAVDTQHPEAAKDEFTLDLVEQCSFQKQRVMHLAISSRDEKVVSQAAELNEQLDRVLKRHDALLSVRPTSTSNPHDHGQSEEEEEPDQLFRRIRKGKARLQPEDEGSQVERPFGLLGSAVPEGMLHRPLIRPVVTEQKQENDIGKTGVAIPPPPAKHAEREKFFQENKSDGSTVSGHMRGLSIHSRNASSSRSGSIDFSE from the exons ATGGCGGTAGAGCTTGTTAACTCTGCAACAAGTGACAAACTCACTGAAATAGATTGGACGAAAAATATTGAAATATGTGAATTGGTTGCAAGTGATCACAA GCAAGCTAGAGATGTTGTTAAAGCTATAAAGAAACGGTTGGGAAGTAAAAGCCCGAACTCACAACTCTTCTCAGTAAAT TTGCTGGAAATGTTGATAAACAATATCGGAGAACCTGTTCATAAGCAGGTTGTTGATACAGGAATCCTTCCAATACTTGTAAAGATAGTAAAGAAAAAG TCAGATCTACCCGTACGAGAGAAGATATTTCTTCTTCTAGATGCTGCACAGACTTCTCTTGGCGGAGCTTCCGGGAGGTTCCCCCAGTATTATGCTGCATATTATGAGTTAGTG AGTGCAGGCGTGGAGTTTCCTCAAAGATCTCTTGTCTCCTCCGAACCGCATGCTCTGTCAAATGAGAATAAAAATAATCAACGAGACAACAATCATGTCTCTTCTAGATGTGAAGTAAAATACCCACAAGCAGAGCCTCAAAAAGTTCCCGACAACAG TATCCTACAGAAGGCTGCCGCTGCTCTAGAGGTTCTAAGAGAAGTCCTTGATGCTGTCGACACTCAGCATCCTGAG GCAGCAAAGGATGAGTTCACGCTTGATCTTGTGGAGCAATGTTCATTTCAAAAGCAACGAGTGATGCATCTTGCTATAAGTTCTCG GGATGAAAAGGTGGTCTCCCAAGCTGCGGAGCTGAACGAGCAGCTTGATAGAGTTCTTAAAAGACATGATGCACTTCTTTCTGTTAGGCCAACCTCCACGTCAAATCCACATGATCACGGGCAAtcagaagaagaggaggagccTGATCAGCTTTTCCGAAG aataagaaaaggaaaagctCGGCTACAGCCGGAAGATGAAGGCAGCCAAGTAGAACGTCCTTTTGGGTTGCTAGGATCTGCAGTTCCAGAGGGTATGCTACATCGTCCACTTATAAGGCCAGTGGTTACGGAGCAGAAGCAAGAAAATGACATTGGAAAAACAGGTGTTGCAATTCCTCCACCACCTGCAAAACATGCTGAGAGAGAAAAGTTCTTCCAGGAAAACAAGTCTGATGGTTCTACAGTGTCTGGTCATATGAGGGGCCTCTCCATACATAGTCGCAACGCCAGCAGCTCACGCAGTGGCAGCATTGATTTCAGTGAATAA
- the LOC132059344 gene encoding TOM1-like protein 5 isoform X1, with translation MAVELVNSATSDKLTEIDWTKNIEICELVASDHKQARDVVKAIKKRLGSKSPNSQLFSVNLLEMLINNIGEPVHKQVVDTGILPILVKIVKKKSDLPVREKIFLLLDAAQTSLGGASGRFPQYYAAYYELVSAGVEFPQRSLVSSEPHALSNENKNNQRDNNHVSSRCEVKYPQAEPQKVPDNSILQKAAAALEVLREVLDAVDTQHPEVSKDEFTLDLVEQCSFQKQRVMHLAISSRDEKVVSQAAELNEQLDRVLKRHDALLSVRPTSTSNPHDHGQSEEEEEPDQLFRRIRKGKARLQPEDEGSQVERPFGLLGSAVPEGMLHRPLIRPVVTEQKQENDIGKTGVAIPPPPAKHAEREKFFQENKSDGSTVSGHMRGLSIHSRNASSSRSGSIDFSE, from the exons ATGGCGGTAGAGCTTGTTAACTCTGCAACAAGTGACAAACTCACTGAAATAGATTGGACGAAAAATATTGAAATATGTGAATTGGTTGCAAGTGATCACAA GCAAGCTAGAGATGTTGTTAAAGCTATAAAGAAACGGTTGGGAAGTAAAAGCCCGAACTCACAACTCTTCTCAGTAAAT TTGCTGGAAATGTTGATAAACAATATCGGAGAACCTGTTCATAAGCAGGTTGTTGATACAGGAATCCTTCCAATACTTGTAAAGATAGTAAAGAAAAAG TCAGATCTACCCGTACGAGAGAAGATATTTCTTCTTCTAGATGCTGCACAGACTTCTCTTGGCGGAGCTTCCGGGAGGTTCCCCCAGTATTATGCTGCATATTATGAGTTAGTG AGTGCAGGCGTGGAGTTTCCTCAAAGATCTCTTGTCTCCTCCGAACCGCATGCTCTGTCAAATGAGAATAAAAATAATCAACGAGACAACAATCATGTCTCTTCTAGATGTGAAGTAAAATACCCACAAGCAGAGCCTCAAAAAGTTCCCGACAACAG TATCCTACAGAAGGCTGCCGCTGCTCTAGAGGTTCTAAGAGAAGTCCTTGATGCTGTCGACACTCAGCATCCTGAGGTAT CAAAGGATGAGTTCACGCTTGATCTTGTGGAGCAATGTTCATTTCAAAAGCAACGAGTGATGCATCTTGCTATAAGTTCTCG GGATGAAAAGGTGGTCTCCCAAGCTGCGGAGCTGAACGAGCAGCTTGATAGAGTTCTTAAAAGACATGATGCACTTCTTTCTGTTAGGCCAACCTCCACGTCAAATCCACATGATCACGGGCAAtcagaagaagaggaggagccTGATCAGCTTTTCCGAAG aataagaaaaggaaaagctCGGCTACAGCCGGAAGATGAAGGCAGCCAAGTAGAACGTCCTTTTGGGTTGCTAGGATCTGCAGTTCCAGAGGGTATGCTACATCGTCCACTTATAAGGCCAGTGGTTACGGAGCAGAAGCAAGAAAATGACATTGGAAAAACAGGTGTTGCAATTCCTCCACCACCTGCAAAACATGCTGAGAGAGAAAAGTTCTTCCAGGAAAACAAGTCTGATGGTTCTACAGTGTCTGGTCATATGAGGGGCCTCTCCATACATAGTCGCAACGCCAGCAGCTCACGCAGTGGCAGCATTGATTTCAGTGAATAA